The Carassius gibelio isolate Cgi1373 ecotype wild population from Czech Republic chromosome B5, carGib1.2-hapl.c, whole genome shotgun sequence genome segment TTGTTCCTTTTACAGTGAAAAATGACTGGAAGGAACCAGCACAATGGTTTCCAGTTTGCAACCACAGTGCAGCCTCCCACAGGTGGTCACATGTCTGCTTTTGGACACAACTCAGAGACTGACTACTCCGAGGAGGATGGAGAGACCTTTGAGCTGCGTTCCAGAGGCAGGGAGAGGCATCGCAGGAGCACATCTACAGATCGCAAGGACGATATTGTCTACTTGATACGGGACATAAAAGAGGGAGATACGCTGATCAGTATTTCTCTGCAATATTTCTGTACTGTAAGTCAGAGTTCCcttgttgtttttctgtttcaGTATGTTTATAGAAATGCAACAGGCATGACCATGAAATCTTATGTGAATGTAAAGTATATTGTTGTATAACATTATACTTGAAATCtagaataataattttattaattcaacgtaaaaatttaatttctaaagggacaggtttagtccaaaaatgaaaatgttgtcattgctcaccctcatgttgttccaaacctgtaagaccctGATTCATCTTAGAAACacgaattaagatatttttgataaaattcaagagctttctgaccctccatagacagcaagggtactaccacAGTCAAGGCACAGAaccatagtaaggacatcagtggttcaactgtaattttaggaagctacaagaatactttttgtgcgctaagaaaacaaaaataatgactttattaaacaattattttcctCCGAGTTACTCtggcaccattttggagagtacgaTGATGATATTTTGGTTTCCTCTGAATGTAAACAAAGTGCAGCACATGCGTGTTTTGTGTCAGTTCTACGTCATCAGACTATACCTGAAAAAATAATGATCTGATTAAACACTTACGTATCAAGTTTTGGCAATTTCTGCATAGTGCAGATGATATTTAATTCGTAAAAGTTGAAACTTCGGTATTAAGAGATCATACGGCTATAATGATTAAAATCAACAAAGGTGGTCCTAAAACAAactatttgaaattaaatgaaacctTGTTAAGAGAATGAACGGTTATTGTAccaatgtccttactacgtttctgtGCCTTGACCGTGGTAGGACCGTGCTGTCTGTGAAGGGTCATATtcttggatttcataaaaaatatctaaatttatgttctgaagataaatgaaggtttggttgaactatccctttaaatccccccccccacccccgcaGTCACAAATTTTGTCCCTTAAAACTTGTCTTCGATAATCAAAGTTATgtcttttgtgttactttttaaatatgggctgagcttgcttttttgttttttaacttaaagttatatttttagcaaacgtgaaagccctttcacaccaaaaagtgaaAGGAATAAGCCTCGGGCTGAAGGAGAAATCCACGTCCGTACTGTAGAACGCAAGTTGATTCAACACACTttagcaatattaatattaataaaaacaaaaacaatgatgcataaatgttagtttatctaaaTTTTTTGCTTATTATGGTTGAATTGGAATAttgaaggtcagcagcaaagacagtggttaataaaatgggattaaatacataaaatattggtgttaacattttatttggcAGTTTTGCGTCATAGtcattacttgtaatgcgttacccccaacactgattgTAACTTTACACCTTTACGTCATTGAGGAGAGGTGGATCTATGAATATGCAAACTATTTCCATCTCCACTCGTTCACACAAGCCAAAACCTACTTCATTTTCCCTTAGttagaaaaagtaataaatgCTGTGGTAAACGTTACACTGTGGCAATCTTGGACTAATGGTTATCGCTGTCGTTCATTGCAGTTTTgagaattaattaatgaatgtatttaaattatagcCTAGAAGGTGCTCTCCCCTAATAATCACAGAAAAGTTGTCACTGGTCTTACTTAGTTCTGAACCTCACAACGTTCCATTGTAATCCGTAAAGCTATACACTGTACATTATTGATTTTCATTCTTGTTATCTCAGGTTGCAGACATAAAGCGGGCCAACAACCTTCTAACTGAGCAGGACTTCTTTGCTCTGCGTTCCATAAAGATCCCTGTGAGAAAGTTCAGCTCATTCACAGAAACTCACAATACCACTGCCCACAAAAGCAGCTCACCAGGCTGCACTCGTCGAATCTCAGAGATCATGATTTCTGGAGCTTCTTTAGATTCcacatcctcttcctcatctgtGGACAGTGTGGAGTGCTTCCTGCAGGAGAAGGACAAGGACATTCAACTTCTCATCAAGTCATCTGACCCTTCCAGGAGCGGCCTGAACGAGGTTGTGTCCTCGCTGGAGCAGCCGCTTTTGGGAGACCCTGAGCGGAGACCCGCCCAAAAGAAAGACCCATACTATGGCGCTGACTGGGGAATGAGATGGTGGACCGCAGTTGCCATCATGTTGGTCGTGGGCATAGTTACACCTGTTTTTTACCTGTTATACTATGAAGTTTTGATAAAAGCAGATGTTAGCAACCATACTACCATTGACTCTATCAGGCCTAGACCAACACAGGCAGCTGCTGCTGAGCCTCATGGGTTACCACGGACCAGTGCTGCCTCTCACCTACAGCCTGCTCCTAAACAGCAACATTTTGTTAAGCATGAACAGGAAACATAACGGGGCACTTAAAATCACCAGGAATTGATTTGGAGAGATTAATGGAAGGTATAAGCGGAACcacattttaagttaaattaactGAAACACGTGAGAGAATCGAGTAATCATGAAATGATTCCAGTCCTGTCAGCAATTGTCCTTGATACATTTTGCAGTTGATTgctggttttgttttgtgtgtgtccctCATGAGCCAGTGTATCTCTGTACCTTTATTAAGCTCGTAGTTTGCATCAATGGCAAACAGATGATATGTTGTGTAGGATATTTGCTGCCACTGTCTGGTTGTCAGGGAAATAAACATGgtaatttattttagaaaatgtagaaTCCAGATTCAGTATTGCAAAtgatggtataaaaaaaaaattgaaaagttgctggttttaattttttttttttttttactttgcttgtgaaaaagaaaaaacttaatgGAACCATAATGGattcctgttttttgtttcttcTAGCAAGAGCACAGGGATGATTTGTAAAAGATTCTCAGACATGTTAGATTCCATTGAAGTAGCAGAGATGTAAGCATTTCTATGAAACATGGAGTACACTAATGACATTTGAACAGTATGTGCCTTCATCCTGTAGATGCAGGTTGAAAATAAAGGAATTATTTTAGTATCAGAATCTCCCAATTTTTAAGCTTTgaattttataatcatttatattaaatgataCCATTATAGACAATCTATATAATTAATCTGAATCTTATTTTTATACCTATGAAACTGCTCTTTGAAGACATGAAGTGTATCAATTAAATCTAGTGCCTTTATATAGTACATACCTATTAATACATAATTCTTCTGCATGCtatgatttaatgttttttttttttaattgagggtatttatttattaatttttttgctagTAAGTGGCTTCATCCATGTTGTCATCACTTCCTCCCCCGTAATCATCACCATCTTCAAAGTAGCTTGCTATGTAGTCATTTTCCtatgaggaaaaagaaaaaattatttgaacatGCATATGTTATTGATTATTCAAACATGACTGTCATGTACTAAAATACTCTGTGCTGTCAAATCAGTTGCTTTTAGCTTTGCACAGACACATTTCGTTTTAAACATTCACTATTTAAATGGATCATTGGATGCCCAATTTCCACAAGCTGATATgcttctttagggtcttaatgaaaagtttgTAACATAGTTTGGCTAAAATTTCTCAGTGGTAGAGTAATACAACGCCATTTATACCCGGTCATAAACAGCTCAATCTACTGTACGCAGTTTTATTGCATtccactttaaatgcaaatgagctctgctgaccccgcccctctctttcAAGCCACTCTCAGAGAGGCGGTTTACTTTAACTGCAGTCGTCATAGAACTCCCTAATtcgcacattattaggaaaggtgatttgcaaagatgcattaaaaataaaaaaaccttacacACGAACAGAGACAAATTTACGTAGATCGGGGGTGCATTCActtcagaaacaaatgtaatccactgcAGCTTCAGGCTctgatgtcgggagtaaatgtgtgtgtgtgtgtgtgttatatatatatatatagatagatagatagatagatagatagacacacacacaaggcgggtctaaggtaagatgCTAGTCAAGTCTGCTGAAACGCCACTGTCAAGTAAACGCTGCTCTGCAAATCACGCAcatgatggaatttaccgctgattagagaccTGGCTTTCctgacaagatgcacataaaTTATTGGTGGATATATATTGTGCACCCCTAAtttaactagataaaaaaaaaaaaaaaaaaaaaaaggctggttAGATTGAGCATTATAGGGTGAATATGTACACACAAtgcaaacacacatttcagttcaagcATCTTGTAAAAGTGCATTTCGCATCCGATGACtcctttaaagagccagtaagatgaaaattctaagcttcctatcactgtttataagtcctgtacaataggtttaaatccatcaaaggttaaaaaacattgtcattttgtcaaaatatcattttaaaattacctcaattctcagagatccccaaatggtacgcgcaaagctgttcaaaagattcagtttccttaaaccccacctttcggtagcatactgtgttctgattggtcaactgacatagtcaggtttgattggttgttccgcacacaacttcattttaaacaatgcattagcatctttttggggtgaattaggtcttattcctctcatcgcgaagcaaaaagtaaaataaaaaacttgaacagtctcgctgctttttcttctgtgtggtcgtattcaagccgcgcgcttcagtttgaatctgaatagcgcgttcagcgcgggggcgtgttcacattagatataatgaagggagacatgaaaaacgtacatcgcgttgttttcatatggattactttatcacagaatatctgttagcagcacttatttagttttaaagaagacatgtcaagctttctatagatatcgctctcatgtctcttcgttgagtattcacggagttacacttcattttaatgacgtgtttgtacatgaagatcagcgcagaaaaaaaggctgcagacagcacacatactgataagacgctcgggagaaaacaaacacataacttcataatcatactttgcgttgtgattcggagatgctcgttggtctaaacaaggttggtaatgaaccctcttttatggccattaacgctttgaaaatcccgccttgtactcaccgagattagaaaagcagtgaATGTGAATGAaacatcagtgaaatgttgtgaacacaacaaaagggatttgttgtactgctctggtaaaaatgaattttagccattggttcttctgatcttcattctttggcagtgaaaataaaacaaacttgcctttacaatcggtgtgtgtgtgttttgggggggggggggggggggggggggtcagagttccgtttctcccaagacggtaggcggagattattatgcaaagtgctcctagtgacgtacatagagatgggcaaaagatttgaaatctataacgactcgtttcagcgattcagagtcgactccttactttagaagccaataactttataaatcgtgtactttttggtttaattactttgcacattgtttacactgatggacagctacatcatacactgtaatatgggtaatttttgatttcccatctgtgtggctctttaagtgtTATAGTTAGATTAAGGTttcacttaaaatacattttggttaaaTTTTCATGTACAACATGTGACAGATGCATTTGAGAAGGAATGGTTAAACCTTAAAAACCTTTTACCTCTTCAAGCTCTTCATCATATTCTGCTTCAATTTCTTCTTCTTCCCCTTCTTCCCCATCTTCCTTCTTCCCTCCCTCTGCTTCATCCTCCTCATCTGATTTTACGTCTCCCTTCTTTTCAAGTTCCTGAAAAACAAGCGCAAATGAGACAACAtcatattccaaatatatataATGCAGTTAATTTAATAAGTTTAGTATGTGATGATCTACAACATGAACGTACATCAAGTTTATTCAACACTTCCACCTTGTCCTTACTTGAGATCTTTGCATTTTTCGtagtatctgtaaatatttaaatcatttacaggttattaaaaaatgctgtttgtttAGTGATGGGTTTCTGAATATTTGAAATGAcctcttttctttttaataatctTCTTTTGTGGCTTCAGCTCCTTTGGAAGACGGTTCCAATCTACAAAGGAAGTTTATAATTTGTCTGAAATTagccaatttaaataataatcacaaGTTATTCCTGTATTACCTGGTGTCCAGTTATCATCTTCAATTCTTTTAATTTCTCTTGTGTATTTCTCCTTATACCTCTCCACATCTGTGAATTATACTGGTGAGCACATtggcaaacacttaaaaaaaaaagaaaaagatcactTCTAAATCTCTGACTtttcatattttacttttagattagattaggttCAACTTTagtgtcattatgcagagtagagctgaagatctttgcccgaacccgatgggaccctttgcccgaacccgatggggaaatgataactaaatattcattgagtcttaaatgcataatgttgacagagtatttacgctaatgttggcattattcttttattaaataaagcaaatccggcggagcctttatcttaatttcgttattgccaaatacccatcttaatttaaaatgtatcttaattttttttttaattactcgtttttattggtgcgttggtctatttataggttaaatgagcctatgtctagaatgctgagatgttacgatgtcacagaggacttattttatttctttattccaacttccaagtggtctagtctacgttagttatgagtaaattatgttaaaacatgaataaattactcattgttgacaaaaggcaaaagagctgtgtgcgtgcgcgcatttgaataatgtcgggctgtaaacgggttcgggctttaaaaaaaaagctgtcgatcaaaatgtacttgtcggg includes the following:
- the lysmd3 gene encoding lysM and putative peptidoglycan-binding domain-containing protein 3 encodes the protein MTGRNQHNGFQFATTVQPPTGGHMSAFGHNSETDYSEEDGETFELRSRGRERHRRSTSTDRKDDIVYLIRDIKEGDTLISISLQYFCTVADIKRANNLLTEQDFFALRSIKIPVRKFSSFTETHNTTAHKSSSPGCTRRISEIMISGASLDSTSSSSSVDSVECFLQEKDKDIQLLIKSSDPSRSGLNEVVSSLEQPLLGDPERRPAQKKDPYYGADWGMRWWTAVAIMLVVGIVTPVFYLLYYEVLIKADVSNHTTIDSIRPRPTQAAAAEPHGLPRTSAASHLQPAPKQQHFVKHEQET
- the polr3g gene encoding DNA-directed RNA polymerase III subunit RPC7 translates to MAGKGRGIAAFTFNIEALGLSRGSMPETQRGPTPLFPQIEYKPVPLKAGEDEDYMRALKQEMRGRMKDLPFNIKPHAGKGDVERYKEKYTREIKRIEDDNWTPDWNRLPKELKPQKKIIKKKRDTTKNAKISSKDKVEVLNKLDELEKKGDVKSDEEDEAEGGKKEDGEEGEEEEIEAEYDEELEEENDYIASYFEDGDDYGGGSDDNMDEATY